The genomic DNA ttgtacaagtaatgtttttaccctttttcctcatttcttcagggtatagacccagtagtggtattgctgggtccaagggtatgtacatttttgttgccctttgggcatagttccaaatagctctccagaagggttggaggagttcacagctccaccaacagtgtaatagtgtcccagatttcccacatcccttccaacaatgatcattatccttcctggtcatactggccaatctgagaggtgtgaggtgatacctcagagaagctttaatttgcatttctctaataattaatgatttagagcatttttttcatatggctatggattactttgatctcctcatctgtaaattgcctttgcatatcctttgaccatttgtcaattgggcaatggctttttgttttaaaaatatgactcagttctctgtatattttagaaatgagtcctttgtcagaatcattagttgtaaagattgtttcccaatttactgcatttcttttgatcttgattacattggttttatctgtgcaaaagctttttaatttaatgtaatcgaaatcatctaattggtttttggtgatgttctccaagtcttccttagtcataaactgttcccctttccatagatctgacaggtagactagttcttgatcttctaatttgcttatagtattgttttttatgtctatgtcctgtaaccatttggatcttatcttggtaaagggtgtgaggtgttggtctaatctaagtttcttccatactaacttccaattatatGGGAGAGTTTTCTGATCTTGACTTTTAAAGAGGAGAAGGCTTACAAAAAAGTGGAGAGCTAGAGAAAGTGTTTTCTAGGCATAAGGAATTGAACTTGGCAAGGTGAGATTGGGAAAGAGCTAGTGGTTTTGACTGAAACATAGCATGTAGAGAGGGAAAtatttggaaaggagaaaaaatgtggaaagaaaatTTATGTTGCCaatattatagatttagagatagaaagatagaagatttttttaaggtcACTGAAAAGGTGAATGAACTAGTACactctctctgggatgttaaaactgctcaggattttattatagcaaattattacaaatatacaagttaaaactcctagaaaagtaGTAACCACTTCAAGAACAGGCTAGGTGAAGTTTGATTCagagtgaaagagaagagaaagagataaagagaaaaaagggcaGGCACCCATGAGTATTGGCTTAGTCTGACCCCATGGCATGGAGGAAGCCCATGTGACCTAAGAAAGAGCATGAGAAAAACCCATCTTGCTagagtcaaagaagaaaagaagaaggaagaaaaagaagaaggaggaggaggaggaggaggaagaggaggaaaaaagagaagaggaggaaaggagagaggaggaggaggaggaggaggaggaggaagaagaagaagaagaagaagaagaagaagaagaagaagaagaagaagaagaagaagaagaggaagagaacagaAAGGTTGGCACTTCCTGTTAAATACCTTTCTTCCATAGGTTGGACAAGGGGTgatgcttggggagtggtcttaaACCTTGGGCCAGGTATGTTCCAATGTCATTCTACATAGAGATCTCTTCCTGTCCGAAGGTTAAGTGGAAGAGAAAATGATGGACAAGATACAAAGCAACATGGTCtaggggagacaggatacaatcaacagggAGTCAATTtgcatctcaggagcaaacatcCTTTCATGattaacaagatttttttaaattaatttttattaaagatattatttgagttttacaattttccccccaatcttactcacCCCCCCTcccaccacggaaagcaatctgtcagtctttactttgtttccatgttgtaccttgatccaaattgggtgtgatgagagagaaatcatatccttacagaagagacaagaattctaagaagtaacaagatcagacagtaagatatgtttttttctaaattaaaggttttTAACAACATTAaagttacattcataattctctacatcagttAGAGTTAAACTGTGGAGGATCATAAAGTCTTAGATGAAAGCATTGATTTTATAGGCAAGTTAGAGTCAATGAAACATTTTGGATAAGGGAGACATGATTCTATCTATTTAtttggaagattattttgacaaaTAAGTAGGgtggattggagaaggggaagatgGGATTCAGGAAGATGTATTAGGAgacaattatattattaaaattgagGTAATGAGTATAACAACAATGTGAATGAAAATCAAAGAACCAATGGGAGTGAGAGTGCCAATGATGAGTTGAAAGGGTTTGGGAACAGATTGAGAAGGCTAAGGGAAAGAATTATAATAGATGACTATAATATTTTGAACTTCTTTGCTGGACAAATAACCATTTTCCCATTATTGTGTGACCAATAAAACATGAAAATTGGAAAGGGTATATTTTTAGGGAAGATGATGAGTTCATATTGATCCATATTGGATTCATATCATGGTAGAGATGTCCAAAAAACCCACTGAAAATAAAGgactgaatatatttttttatatgttgaactttttcattcttgacctttttacTTAAGATAGGTATTGCACATCTGTCTCAGACCCCAAGAATATCTTTTGTCAAGATATAATGTTTAGGTACTTAGGATTTTTCTCAGGGCATCCTTCATGTCCTTGTTCCTAAGGCTGTAAATCAGTGGATTTAAAAATGGGGTCACCACAGAATAAAAGAGTGTCACAATCTTCTGTGCTCCTGCTTCATGGCCTGATGTTGGTTTCACATACATCACCATAACAGAGCCATAGAACAGTGACACCACAGCCAAATGAGACCCACAGGTGGAGAAGGCTTTACGCCTACCTGCTGCTGATGGGACCCTCAACACAGCTCTCAGAACCATGGTATAGGTCCCcatgatgaaaagaaaaggaataaataatgGTAAAGAATTCACAATGGAGCAGGTAAATTCTATCAATGGAGCTCTGGTACAAGTGAGAGCTAATAATGGGCCTGGGTCACAGAGAAAATGGTCTATGGCTTTAGAACCACAGAAGGACAGCTGAGAGATAAGAATGATGGGAACCAGGAACCAGAGAAATCCAGTCACCCAACAGCTGACCACCAAGTTGATGCAAAGATGTCCTGTCATGATAGTGGGATAATGCAGAGGTCGGCAGATGGCCAGAAACCGATCAAATGCCataacagccagaaagaaacattctGTACCACCTAATGAGAAGAAGAAGTAGAACTGGATGAAGCATCCAGAGAAGGAGATAGTCTTTGTATTAGAGAGAAAGTTGGCCAACATATTGGGTACAGTAGAGGTGACATACCAAATCTCTAGAAAGGAGAAGTTGGCTAAGAGGATGTACATGGGGCTGTGAAGTCGCTTGTTCCTATGAACAGCACAGATGATAGAACCATTTCCAAGAAGGGTCAGGATGTAGAtgatcaagaaaaatatgaagaggaTGATCTGAATCTCTCTGCTACAGGGAAATCCAAGGAGGATGAAACCAGCGGTACTATTGGAGTGGTGGTTGGGGTTGAACATGTTCATTTGCCTGTAAGCTATAAAACAACTAGAGGTTACTGAATGAAAATCaatcatttttcca from Macrotis lagotis isolate mMagLag1 chromosome 4, bilby.v1.9.chrom.fasta, whole genome shotgun sequence includes the following:
- the LOC141521964 gene encoding olfactory receptor 11G2-like; protein product: MIDFHSVTSSCFIAYRQMNMFNPNHHSNSTAGFILLGFPCSREIQIILFIFFLIIYILTLLGNGSIICAVHRNKRLHSPMYILLANFSFLEIWYVTSTVPNMLANFLSNTKTISFSGCFIQFYFFFSLGGTECFFLAVMAFDRFLAICRPLHYPTIMTGHLCINLVVSCWVTGFLWFLVPIILISQLSFCGSKAIDHFLCDPGPLLALTCTRAPLIEFTCSIVNSLPLFIPFLFIMGTYTMVLRAVLRVPSAAGRRKAFSTCGSHLAVVSLFYGSVMVMYVKPTSGHEAGAQKIVTLFYSVVTPFLNPLIYSLRNKDMKDALRKILST